A single genomic interval of Apteryx mantelli isolate bAptMan1 chromosome 21, bAptMan1.hap1, whole genome shotgun sequence harbors:
- the SH3GLB2 gene encoding endophilin-B2 isoform X1, which yields MDFNVKKLASDAGVFFSRAVQFTEEKLGQAEKTELDAHFENLLARADCTKNWTEKILRQTEVLLQPNPSARVEEFLYEKLDRKVPSRVTNGELLAQYMTEAANDFGPGTPYGKTLIKVGETQRRLGAAERDFIHSASINFLTPLRNFLEGDWRTISKERRILQNRRLDLDACKARLKKAKAAEAKAAAVPDFQETRPRNYVLSASASALWSDEVEKAEHELRLTQTEFDRQAEVTRLLLEGINSTHVNHLRCLHEFVESQTNYYAQCYQYMLDLQKQLGRFSGTFVGNAESTSPAAATSPPAVAAATVPAVPTIPVVPTIVGVPNTVAEGVLNPNEVKPPASGTRKARVLYDYEAADSSELALLADEMITVYSLPGMDPDWLIGERGNQKGKVPVTYLELLS from the exons ATGGACTTCAACGTGAAGAAGCTGGCGTCGGACGCGGGCGTCTTCTTCTCGCGGGCCGTGCAG TTTACAGAAGAAAAGCTGGGCCAAGCTGAGAAGACTGAACTGGATGCCCACTTTGAAAACCTTCTGGCCAGGGCAGACTGCACTAAGAATTGGACAGAGAAGATCTTGCGTCAGACTGAGGTTCTGCTGCAGCCAAACCCTA GTGCCAGAGTAGAAGAATTCCTCTATGAGAAGCTTGACCGGAAGGTGCCCTCCCGGGTCACCAATGGGGAGCTGCTGGCACAGTACATGACAGAGGCAGCTAATGACTTTGGACCAGGGACACCTTATG GGAAGACCTTGATAAAAGTTGGAGAGACCCAAAGGCGCTTAGGTGCAGCAGAACGGGACTTCATCCACTCTGCCTCCATCAACTTCCTGACCCCACTGCGCAACTTCCTAGAGGGCGATTGGCGAACTATCTCT AAAGAGCGGAGGATCCTGCAGAACCGCCGCCTGGATCTAGATGCCTGCAAAGCCAGGCTGAAGAAAGCCAAAGCTGCCGAGGCAAAAGCAGCG GCTGTGCCTGACTTTCAGGAGACTAGACCTCGTAATTACGTTCTCTCCGCCAGCGCATCAGCG CTTTGGAGCGACGAGGTGGAAAAA GCTGAACACGAGCTGCGGCTCACTCAGACTGAGTTTGATCGACAGGCAGAGGTGACGCGTCTCTTGCTAGAGGGGATCAACAGCACGCAT GTGAATCATCTTCGCTGTCTCCATGAGTTTGTGGAGTCTCAGACCAACTACTATGCTCAGTGTTACCAGTACATGCTGGACCTGCAGAAGCAACTGGGCAG ATTTTCAGGCACATTTGTAGGCAATGCAGAATCCACATCTCCTGCAGCTGCTACCTCTCCTCCAGCTGTTGCTGCTGCCACTGTCCCTGCTGTGCCTACCATTCCAGTTGTGCCCACAATTGTTGGGGTGCCTAATACTGTGGCAGAGGGTGTGCTGAACCCAAATGAAGTCAAGCCTCCTGCCAGTGGGACACGGAAGGCCAGAGTCCTCTATGACTATGAAGCAGCTGACAGCAGTGAACTGGCACTTCTTGCAGATGAG ATGATCACTGTGTACAGCCTGCCAGGCATGGACCCAGATTGGCTCATAGGGGAAAGAGGGAACCAGAAAGGAAAAGTTCCTGTCACTTACTTGGAACTGTTAAGTTAA
- the SH3GLB2 gene encoding endophilin-B2 isoform X2, whose translation MDFNVKKLASDAGVFFSRAVQFTEEKLGQAEKTELDAHFENLLARADCTKNWTEKILRQTEVLLQPNPSARVEEFLYEKLDRKVPSRVTNGELLAQYMTEAANDFGPGTPYGKTLIKVGETQRRLGAAERDFIHSASINFLTPLRNFLEGDWRTISKERRILQNRRLDLDACKARLKKAKAAEAKAAAVPDFQETRPRNYVLSASASAAEHELRLTQTEFDRQAEVTRLLLEGINSTHVNHLRCLHEFVESQTNYYAQCYQYMLDLQKQLGRFSGTFVGNAESTSPAAATSPPAVAAATVPAVPTIPVVPTIVGVPNTVAEGVLNPNEVKPPASGTRKARVLYDYEAADSSELALLADEMITVYSLPGMDPDWLIGERGNQKGKVPVTYLELLS comes from the exons ATGGACTTCAACGTGAAGAAGCTGGCGTCGGACGCGGGCGTCTTCTTCTCGCGGGCCGTGCAG TTTACAGAAGAAAAGCTGGGCCAAGCTGAGAAGACTGAACTGGATGCCCACTTTGAAAACCTTCTGGCCAGGGCAGACTGCACTAAGAATTGGACAGAGAAGATCTTGCGTCAGACTGAGGTTCTGCTGCAGCCAAACCCTA GTGCCAGAGTAGAAGAATTCCTCTATGAGAAGCTTGACCGGAAGGTGCCCTCCCGGGTCACCAATGGGGAGCTGCTGGCACAGTACATGACAGAGGCAGCTAATGACTTTGGACCAGGGACACCTTATG GGAAGACCTTGATAAAAGTTGGAGAGACCCAAAGGCGCTTAGGTGCAGCAGAACGGGACTTCATCCACTCTGCCTCCATCAACTTCCTGACCCCACTGCGCAACTTCCTAGAGGGCGATTGGCGAACTATCTCT AAAGAGCGGAGGATCCTGCAGAACCGCCGCCTGGATCTAGATGCCTGCAAAGCCAGGCTGAAGAAAGCCAAAGCTGCCGAGGCAAAAGCAGCG GCTGTGCCTGACTTTCAGGAGACTAGACCTCGTAATTACGTTCTCTCCGCCAGCGCATCAGCG GCTGAACACGAGCTGCGGCTCACTCAGACTGAGTTTGATCGACAGGCAGAGGTGACGCGTCTCTTGCTAGAGGGGATCAACAGCACGCAT GTGAATCATCTTCGCTGTCTCCATGAGTTTGTGGAGTCTCAGACCAACTACTATGCTCAGTGTTACCAGTACATGCTGGACCTGCAGAAGCAACTGGGCAG ATTTTCAGGCACATTTGTAGGCAATGCAGAATCCACATCTCCTGCAGCTGCTACCTCTCCTCCAGCTGTTGCTGCTGCCACTGTCCCTGCTGTGCCTACCATTCCAGTTGTGCCCACAATTGTTGGGGTGCCTAATACTGTGGCAGAGGGTGTGCTGAACCCAAATGAAGTCAAGCCTCCTGCCAGTGGGACACGGAAGGCCAGAGTCCTCTATGACTATGAAGCAGCTGACAGCAGTGAACTGGCACTTCTTGCAGATGAG ATGATCACTGTGTACAGCCTGCCAGGCATGGACCCAGATTGGCTCATAGGGGAAAGAGGGAACCAGAAAGGAAAAGTTCCTGTCACTTACTTGGAACTGTTAAGTTAA
- the SH3GLB2 gene encoding endophilin-B2 isoform X3, which produces MDFNVKKLASDAGVFFSRAVQFTEEKLGQAEKTELDAHFENLLARADCTKNWTEKILRQTEVLLQPNPSARVEEFLYEKLDRKVPSRVTNGELLAQYMTEAANDFGPGTPYGKTLIKVGETQRRLGAAERDFIHSASINFLTPLRNFLEGDWRTISKERRILQNRRLDLDACKARLKKAKAAEAKAAAEHELRLTQTEFDRQAEVTRLLLEGINSTHVNHLRCLHEFVESQTNYYAQCYQYMLDLQKQLGRFSGTFVGNAESTSPAAATSPPAVAAATVPAVPTIPVVPTIVGVPNTVAEGVLNPNEVKPPASGTRKARVLYDYEAADSSELALLADEMITVYSLPGMDPDWLIGERGNQKGKVPVTYLELLS; this is translated from the exons ATGGACTTCAACGTGAAGAAGCTGGCGTCGGACGCGGGCGTCTTCTTCTCGCGGGCCGTGCAG TTTACAGAAGAAAAGCTGGGCCAAGCTGAGAAGACTGAACTGGATGCCCACTTTGAAAACCTTCTGGCCAGGGCAGACTGCACTAAGAATTGGACAGAGAAGATCTTGCGTCAGACTGAGGTTCTGCTGCAGCCAAACCCTA GTGCCAGAGTAGAAGAATTCCTCTATGAGAAGCTTGACCGGAAGGTGCCCTCCCGGGTCACCAATGGGGAGCTGCTGGCACAGTACATGACAGAGGCAGCTAATGACTTTGGACCAGGGACACCTTATG GGAAGACCTTGATAAAAGTTGGAGAGACCCAAAGGCGCTTAGGTGCAGCAGAACGGGACTTCATCCACTCTGCCTCCATCAACTTCCTGACCCCACTGCGCAACTTCCTAGAGGGCGATTGGCGAACTATCTCT AAAGAGCGGAGGATCCTGCAGAACCGCCGCCTGGATCTAGATGCCTGCAAAGCCAGGCTGAAGAAAGCCAAAGCTGCCGAGGCAAAAGCAGCG GCTGAACACGAGCTGCGGCTCACTCAGACTGAGTTTGATCGACAGGCAGAGGTGACGCGTCTCTTGCTAGAGGGGATCAACAGCACGCAT GTGAATCATCTTCGCTGTCTCCATGAGTTTGTGGAGTCTCAGACCAACTACTATGCTCAGTGTTACCAGTACATGCTGGACCTGCAGAAGCAACTGGGCAG ATTTTCAGGCACATTTGTAGGCAATGCAGAATCCACATCTCCTGCAGCTGCTACCTCTCCTCCAGCTGTTGCTGCTGCCACTGTCCCTGCTGTGCCTACCATTCCAGTTGTGCCCACAATTGTTGGGGTGCCTAATACTGTGGCAGAGGGTGTGCTGAACCCAAATGAAGTCAAGCCTCCTGCCAGTGGGACACGGAAGGCCAGAGTCCTCTATGACTATGAAGCAGCTGACAGCAGTGAACTGGCACTTCTTGCAGATGAG ATGATCACTGTGTACAGCCTGCCAGGCATGGACCCAGATTGGCTCATAGGGGAAAGAGGGAACCAGAAAGGAAAAGTTCCTGTCACTTACTTGGAACTGTTAAGTTAA